A stretch of the Xanthocytophaga agilis genome encodes the following:
- a CDS encoding leucine-rich repeat domain-containing protein: MNPQQDFLLEETEEQTQLLANIRRLLISDDEANCKMAIEIMKGGGVPPQLIEDLIVYSKTLSNSAIRAAIRKLLEKQALFQWHTIILDTTAFVNIETTKEKDIRDKMARMVQKVGWQELATLGYLLFQRFGKGLSFILSYPQNNPYRIKAMEMITHDGYLDFHKGVGYTNRKDGSFGWSTIVKTGIAFPDDHPQAATLRSINFHNCKLTSVSPKVKVFENLEELDLSNNQLKSLPPAMAHLPKLRKLDLSNNQITTFPTVLLKMTSLEELDLRGNISNQGNNIENFIPEEFFKALPNCKVKIY; this comes from the coding sequence ATGAATCCGCAACAAGATTTTCTTTTAGAAGAAACCGAAGAGCAAACACAACTGCTTGCCAACATTCGCCGGTTACTCATCAGTGATGACGAAGCCAACTGCAAAATGGCGATAGAGATTATGAAAGGGGGTGGTGTACCTCCTCAACTGATTGAAGATCTAATTGTCTATTCCAAAACGCTGTCCAATTCAGCTATACGAGCAGCAATACGTAAACTACTCGAAAAACAAGCCTTATTTCAATGGCATACTATTATTCTGGACACAACGGCTTTTGTAAACATTGAAACTACCAAAGAGAAGGATATACGGGATAAGATGGCCAGAATGGTACAGAAAGTAGGTTGGCAGGAGCTTGCCACACTGGGTTATTTACTCTTTCAGCGCTTTGGGAAAGGATTGTCCTTTATTCTAAGTTACCCACAAAATAATCCCTACCGGATCAAAGCTATGGAAATGATAACACACGATGGCTATCTTGATTTTCATAAAGGTGTGGGATACACAAACCGGAAAGATGGATCTTTTGGCTGGTCTACTATTGTAAAAACAGGTATCGCTTTTCCGGATGACCATCCTCAGGCGGCTACCTTAAGAAGCATTAACTTTCATAATTGCAAACTAACATCGGTATCTCCTAAAGTTAAGGTTTTTGAAAATCTGGAAGAGTTAGATTTATCCAACAATCAGTTAAAATCACTTCCGCCAGCGATGGCTCATCTGCCCAAACTTCGAAAGCTGGATTTGTCTAATAACCAAATTACAACATTTCCTACTGTGTTATTGAAAATGACTTCTCTGGAAGAGTTGGACTTGAGGGGAAATATATCAAATCAGGGAAACAATATAGAAAACTTTATTCCGGAAGAATTTTTTAAGGCACTGCCTAACTGCAAAGTAAAAATTTATTAA
- a CDS encoding leucine-rich repeat domain-containing protein, whose amino-acid sequence MSNTRFLEEVSEEQKLFIENLRRLLSTEEEANCKMAVEIMKSGGVPISMYEDLLIYSKTLPEAGQRALVRKLLAKQTISDWKNLIEDTTAFVNIETTKEKDIRDKMAKMCKIVGWEETALLGYLFFQRYRKGLSFILTYPHRNPFRIKALEMLTHGDVFDFHTGIGYYTWKGAQPEEVILSNVDTKIKFPDDHPSATTLRVLNFHNCKLDSIPNEITAFENVEELDLSVNNLKKLPVSFTKLTHLRKLDLSFNRFTEFPKVLIKMTALQELDFRYNNKSAYSFKDNTLVIPDEFYTQVPNCKVLV is encoded by the coding sequence ATGTCAAACACAAGATTTCTGGAAGAAGTCAGTGAAGAACAAAAATTGTTTATTGAGAACCTTCGACGCTTATTAAGTACAGAAGAGGAAGCCAATTGCAAAATGGCTGTTGAAATTATGAAAAGTGGGGGTGTGCCCATATCGATGTATGAAGACCTTTTGATTTATTCCAAAACATTGCCAGAGGCCGGTCAGCGGGCCTTAGTACGAAAGCTGCTGGCAAAACAAACTATATCAGACTGGAAAAATCTGATAGAAGATACAACAGCTTTTGTAAACATTGAAACTACCAAAGAGAAGGATATACGGGATAAGATGGCCAAGATGTGCAAGATAGTAGGCTGGGAAGAAACCGCATTGTTAGGCTATTTGTTTTTTCAACGATATAGGAAAGGACTCTCTTTTATTTTGACTTATCCTCACCGCAATCCTTTTCGAATCAAAGCACTGGAAATGTTAACTCATGGAGATGTCTTTGACTTCCATACCGGAATTGGTTACTACACATGGAAAGGAGCTCAGCCTGAAGAAGTGATTCTGTCAAATGTAGATACCAAAATCAAATTTCCAGATGACCATCCCAGTGCCACCACTCTTCGGGTACTGAACTTTCACAATTGCAAACTGGATTCTATTCCAAATGAAATAACTGCTTTTGAAAATGTAGAAGAACTGGATCTGTCGGTTAATAATCTTAAAAAGTTGCCTGTATCGTTTACTAAATTGACTCATTTACGTAAGCTCGATCTGTCTTTCAACCGATTTACTGAGTTTCCTAAAGTTCTGATCAAAATGACAGCTTTACAAGAACTTGACTTCCGTTACAATAATAAGTCTGCCTACTCTTTCAAAGACAATACATTGGTAATTCCCGATGAGTTTTATACTCAGGTGCCCAACTGCAAGGTGTTGGTATAA